A portion of the bacterium genome contains these proteins:
- a CDS encoding ParB N-terminal domain-containing protein: MSKQPTLNGFPIQRMAVAQLKPADWNPRKMPHAELEKLRRSVETFGMLQPIIWNKRSKRVVGGHQRVKVLLANHCAETDVVVVDLDDIQEKQLNIALNRIHGDWDDNLLHDLLKDLQTHGADLALTGFDDDEIADMFKENAKDIKGEIELGPELLEEHNILILYFDNEMDWRAAIETFGLKKVTDRVGQAARKPNGQVGRSGLNTVIAGADVLRMINRATA; this comes from the coding sequence ATGAGCAAACAGCCAACGCTTAACGGTTTTCCAATTCAGCGGATGGCAGTCGCGCAATTAAAGCCCGCCGACTGGAATCCCCGCAAGATGCCGCACGCTGAACTTGAGAAGCTGCGGCGATCAGTTGAGACTTTCGGTATGCTTCAACCGATTATCTGGAATAAGCGCAGCAAGCGCGTGGTCGGCGGACACCAGCGCGTGAAGGTGCTGCTTGCCAATCATTGCGCAGAAACGGACGTCGTGGTTGTCGACCTTGACGACATACAGGAGAAGCAGTTAAACATCGCGTTGAACCGTATTCACGGTGACTGGGATGACAACCTGCTTCATGACCTTCTGAAGGATTTGCAGACTCACGGAGCAGACCTCGCGCTCACAGGCTTTGACGATGACGAGATTGCGGACATGTTCAAAGAGAATGCGAAAGACATCAAAGGTGAGATTGAACTCGGTCCGGAGTTGCTTGAAGAACACAACATCCTGATTCTGTATTTCGACAATGAAATGGATTGGCGCGCTGCGATTGAGACATTCGGACTGAAGAAAGTCACAGACCGCGTCGGCCAGGCCGCGCGAAAGCCTAACGGACAAGTCGGACGTTCAGGCCTGAACACCGTAATCGCCGGTGCCGACGTGTTACGCATGATTAACCGAGCGACGGCATGA